Sequence from the Burkholderia cepacia genome:
ACGCCCGTATCTGGCGTTCCGCGCCTCGGGACGCACGAGCAAGAATTTCTTTTGTCTCCAACAAAATATCCTCGCTTGTCGTCGTGCACTCCCCACATGACAATCACCCATCCGCCGCATGCCTCAGGAGTTCGTTGAATCAGAAACCGGCATCAGCAGGGATGCAAGATAACGGCTTTCCAGATTTTCCCCATACGGCATCGTGAATTTGGCAAGCCGTCGCGCAATTTCCAACCTGGCAGCAATCCAAAGGAATCCAAAAAATATGAAGCACGGGATCAAGCGCATCATGGCGGCCGCATTATTTTCCACGTGTGCAACGGCAACCATCGGCTACGCGGCCAATGATCGTCAGGACACCGTCAAGAGCGTATCGGACAGCGTCGTCTTGCCGATCATGGCGAAATACGGCATCCCGGGGATGGCAGTAGGAATCGTTGCAGACGGGCAGACGTACGTTTTCAACTACGGCGTCGCATCGCGGCAATCCCGGCGGCCCGTCACGCGCGATACGCTGTTCGAGATCGGGTCCGTCAGCAAGACGTTCACCGCAACGCTTGCATCCTGGGCGCAAGTCACCGGCCATCTTTCGATGACGGACAAGGCCGGAAAGTACCTGCCGAACCTGCAAGGCAGCCCGTTCGGCAACGTCACCCTCGTTGAACTCGGCACACACACGCCTGGCGGAGTGCCTTTGCAGGTTCCAGGCAACATCCGGAACGAAGATCAGTTGATGCGGTATCTGAAGGACTGGCGACCCACCTACTCGCCGGGCGCCTATCGAACCTATTCCAACGTGAGCATCGGGACGCTTGGCCTGATTACGGCGACCAGCATGGGGCAGCAGGACTTCGCCGTGCCGTTGTCCCGTCATCTGCTATCGCCGCTGGGGATGAAGAGCAGCTACGTCGACGTGCCGCGCTCGCGTATGGCCGATTACGCACAAGGCTATACAAAGGACGGCGCGCCGACCAGGATGACCACCGACGTGTTGTCTTCGAAGACGTACGGGATCAAGACGACCGCCGCCGACCTGCTTCGTTTCGTGCAAGCCAACATGGGCGAAGTCAAGCTGGACAAACCGCTTCAGCAGGCAATCACCGACACGCACACCGGCTACTTCAACGCAGGTCCGATGACCCAGGACCTGATCTGGGAGCAGTATCCGTATCCGGTCGCATTGAAGACGCTGACCGAAGGCAATTCCTTGTCGATGGCACTCAATGCAATGCCGGTCGAGGAGATCAAGCCCCCTCGAGCGCCTCAGCAGCAGGTCTGGATCAACAAGACCGGTTCGACCGACGGGTTTGGCGCATACGTGGCTTTCGTTCCTGCCCGGCACATGGGCATCGTCATCCTGGCCAACCGGCACTACCCGAACGAGGAACGGGTCACGGCCGCGTACCGGATCCTGACGTCGCTTGGCCTTGACGGTCGATAAGCGCACACCCCGAATATACTGTCCCGTTTCTTCTCGACGTTTGCCGCCGTGTACTACTGGAACCAGCACAATTTCGAAGGGCTCTTGAAGCTGGCGGAAGCGTTCGATGCACGCCCCGAACTGAAGCCGCTCGCGGACTATTGCCGCTTCCGCGAGCAAGGGCTGCGTCGATATGCATTCGCCGCGCTCGAACGCTTTCTCGACGCTTCGCGCTCGTTTGACAGCACGACGGCCCGGCGCGCCGCCATCGACATCCTCGAGGCCAATGCGCGGACTTCGGAAGCGCATCAGTTCCTCGCGCAACCGCTGACGGCCCGATTCCTGCTGCCGACGTTGCAGACGTGGATGCACGAGGAGCCGGATGCGAACCTGCCGGTCCGGTGGCTTGGCATCCTCGAGCGCGACGATGCACTGCTGGCCGGCGCGCTCGCGATGTGCCCCGACGACGCGCCGGTCCGGAAAATGCTGATCGGGCATGCGCTCGACTCCGTCGACTTCGCGACCCATCATCTCGACGAGTCGCGCTTCATCGGCAGCGTCGATCACGTGCTTGAAAGTCTGGATCGCGCAAGGCGCCTCATCGCCGATGCGCCGGATGCCGCCGCGTTCGCTCGCCTCGCGTCGGAAGTGGACCATTTCGCCCAACTCGTAGCGGACTGGCAAGCGTGGTCACGGAATCCGGTCGGCTCGTTTCCCGAATGGTGCGCGGCGCAAGGGCGGGATTATCGATACGCGGTCAAGATCTATTACAGCAAGTCGTGATGCGGCGTTGTCTGGATTGTGCCGGCCCGCTGTCACTCATCGATGAAGACGGCTATTGAGCTTCCCCTGAAATTTCGCCTTCCAGCAGGTCGTGTATAAACTCGAACCGAGGCGCGCCCCGCCGGTCAGGGTGCGCTGCCGAGTTGCGCGCACGCGCTCGCGGCCATTTCCGGTCCCTGCACCGCGAGGATCTGCCACACGCCAACGCTAACGCGCTGACGCTCCTCTGTCGACGTAGCGGCAAGCAAGGCATCAACTCGCGGCGCCACATCCGGCGCCTGTTGCTTCAGGAACGCATGGTGGCGCGCACGGGACGCCGGCTCCGACTCGTATACGTCACACATACGAACCATGCCGGCGAGGCCGGCCAGATCATCGTCCTTGTCTATCGGGGCTGACGAAACCAGCGCGAACCCCTTCTGCTCCGCCACTGGCAGTTTTCTGTACGCAGCTTCTTGGATTCGCCCGGCGGAAGATGGCGGCAGACCACCAAAGGCTGCGACCACACGACTCCCAGCAGCAATCATGTCGTTTTGGCACGTGCCCTTCTCCGTTGCCGCAACGTACGAGCAAAACGAAACCGACGTCTTGTAGACGACGTCGCTCATGTGCGATACCTCGTCTGCCGTCGCATGGGCTGCACCGGCACAAAATAGAAGCAGGGATAAAGGCATCAATGTGCCTGTGAAGCGATGTGCTTTCATGTCGTTGTTTTCCTCATTGTCAACGCCGATTTAAATCGGACCCACTTTCCGGCGAATCGCCGAAGTAAAACTGGCCCACCCGGGCTCCTGTCACGCGGCTGCCTTCGCGCCCGCCCGCGTGCTCGTTTGTCCTGCTTTGCGCTTGTCCTTCAAGCGGTAGCTCTCACCGCTGATTTGCACGATGTGCGCGTGATGCAGCAGCCTGTCGAGCATCGCGGCCGTTATCCGAACAGCCCCTCGCTCTCGAACAGGCGGTGCATGAAGTTCCAGTCCGTCTCGCTTTGCCGGGTGTACGAGCGATTCGGCAACGGCTGAGATAGCGTGAATCGAAACCGGCCTCGAGCCTCGGGATGCTGGTTCAACACATCGGACACGATGTCCTCGACCGCCTTGTCGGTCCAGATTCTTTGATCCCGTCGAAACTTCAGTACGTGCATCCACGCTTGCAGCGTGATCTGATACGTTGTGAGACTGCCATCGGCGCCCAACCGACGCGCGGTATGGACATAGCCGTGGATTGAGCGATAGCCGCCGCTTGCCTGCTGGATCCAGAGGGTAACGGGCTGGGCGATGAGCTCCTTCAGCTCGATCGTGCTGTCAAGCGACACGACATCCAGCGTAAAAATGTAGTCCCGACCGATCGTCGAATGACCGACCGCCCGTTGCACGACCAGGGCGTTCGGTCCCAGCGGCGTGTCGAGCTTCAACAACCGGTCCTGCTGAATCAGGCCGCCGCGCAATGCGGCAGCCAGGTTCTGCACGTTCATTGTTAGCCTTTCGTTTTTATGCGTGTGCGTCATCCTCCTGAAGCGGCCGCAGGTTCAGGCGGGCGGTGGTCAGCGTGACGGGCTCGAACAACGACATGGCGGTGGGCAGGCAGGAAAAATGGCGGCCCATTAGAACATCGGGGCCGCCGGCCGACAACTGTATGAAGAAACAGTATCGGCATCCGCTATCGGGCACACTTGGCCCTCCGCCCCGGTCCCGGGTATGCTTGATCGCCACACGGGCTCTTCGCCCCCCGTCTTCCGACCACTCGCTTCAGCAAACATCGATGGACTTCGACGTCATCGTTCTCGGCGCCGGCATCGTCGGCGTCTCCGTCGCACTGCACCTGCAGGATCGCGGGCGCAAGGTCGCCCTCGTCGATCGCGGCGCGCCCGGCGAAGGCACGAGCTTCGGCAACGCGGGGCTGATCGAGCGCTCGTCGGTCGAGCCGTATCCGTTCCCGCGCAGCCCGTTCACGCTGATGCGCTACGCGCTGAACCGCTCGACCGATCTCTACTGGCACAGCACGTCGCTGCCCGCGTTCGCGCCGTGGCTCGCGCGTTTCTGGTGGGAATCGGCGCCGCTGCGCCACGCGGCGGCGTCACGCGACATGCTGCCGCTGATCGAGCGCTGCATCGTCGAGCACGACGCGCTGATCGCGCGCGCGGGCGCCCACGCGCTGGTGCGCGCGAACGGCTGGCTCGAAGCATTCCGCACGCCGGCCGCATTCGAGCGCGGCATTGCCGACGCGCAGCTCACCGCGCGCCGCCACGGGCTCGGCATCACG
This genomic interval carries:
- the ampC gene encoding class C beta-lactamase — protein: MKHGIKRIMAAALFSTCATATIGYAANDRQDTVKSVSDSVVLPIMAKYGIPGMAVGIVADGQTYVFNYGVASRQSRRPVTRDTLFEIGSVSKTFTATLASWAQVTGHLSMTDKAGKYLPNLQGSPFGNVTLVELGTHTPGGVPLQVPGNIRNEDQLMRYLKDWRPTYSPGAYRTYSNVSIGTLGLITATSMGQQDFAVPLSRHLLSPLGMKSSYVDVPRSRMADYAQGYTKDGAPTRMTTDVLSSKTYGIKTTAADLLRFVQANMGEVKLDKPLQQAITDTHTGYFNAGPMTQDLIWEQYPYPVALKTLTEGNSLSMALNAMPVEEIKPPRAPQQQVWINKTGSTDGFGAYVAFVPARHMGIVILANRHYPNEERVTAAYRILTSLGLDGR